A window of the Bacillota bacterium genome harbors these coding sequences:
- the rsmH gene encoding 16S rRNA (cytosine(1402)-N(4))-methyltransferase RsmH yields MHRPVMVAQVLELLQVKEGGTYVDCTVGEGGHARAILEKAGGRGRLLGLDWDGEALEAAARQLAPWGDVVRLRREPFSRLGWVVAEENIGPVDGVLFDLGVCSRHLDDPGRGFSYQHQGPLDMRMDRRQSLTAADLVNGLPEEELAFIISHYGEERWARRIARRIVETRARAPIRTTLDLVAIIKDAIPAPARRHGGHPARRTFQALRIAVNRELEQLEQGLEQAVAACRPGGRVCVIAFHSLEDRIVKRRFLALARAGRGTVLTRRPLVPGPEEVEANPRARSARLRGFQVGDEGGRPEPGSGATTA; encoded by the coding sequence GTGCACCGGCCGGTGATGGTGGCCCAGGTTCTGGAGCTGCTGCAGGTGAAAGAAGGGGGCACGTACGTGGACTGCACCGTAGGCGAGGGCGGTCACGCCCGCGCCATCCTGGAGAAGGCCGGTGGGCGGGGGCGCCTGCTCGGCCTCGACTGGGATGGGGAAGCCCTCGAGGCGGCGGCCCGGCAGCTGGCTCCCTGGGGGGACGTGGTGCGCCTGCGGCGGGAACCGTTTTCGCGCCTGGGGTGGGTGGTGGCCGAGGAGAACATCGGTCCCGTGGACGGCGTGCTCTTTGACCTGGGGGTATGTTCGCGGCACCTGGACGATCCCGGGCGGGGATTCTCGTACCAGCACCAGGGGCCGCTGGACATGCGCATGGACCGGCGGCAGAGCCTGACTGCAGCGGATCTGGTGAACGGGTTACCCGAGGAGGAACTGGCCTTCATCATATCCCACTACGGCGAGGAGCGGTGGGCCCGGCGCATAGCCCGGCGTATCGTGGAGACCCGGGCCAGAGCTCCCATCCGCACCACTCTGGACCTAGTGGCCATCATCAAGGATGCCATCCCGGCACCGGCGCGGCGGCACGGGGGACATCCCGCCCGCCGCACTTTCCAGGCCCTACGGATAGCCGTTAACCGCGAACTCGAGCAACTCGAGCAGGGGCTCGAGCAGGCGGTCGCTGCCTGCCGGCCGGGGGGGCGGGTGTGCGTGATCGCATTTCATTCCCTGGAAGACAGGATAGTCAAGCGACGATTCCTTGCCCTGGCACGGGCGGGACGGGGTACGGTGCTCACCCGTCGCCCCCTCGTGCCGGGGCCGGAAGAAGTGGAGGCAAACCCCCGCGCGCGCAGTGCCAGGCTGCGGGGGTTCCAGGTTGGGGACGAGGGCGGGCGGCCCGAGCCCGGCAGCGGAGCGACCACCGCATAG
- a CDS encoding penicillin-binding transpeptidase domain-containing protein, whose amino-acid sequence MFSPPLSLRRRLVVLFFAFFLCFTVLVGRLGWLQVVKGEELRSRALQVRMNDIPVQARRGLILDRRGRELAISVDVNSVYAIPPEIKDVEKTARELSRVLGIPPQDVLERLRQRAFYVWIKRRISEEEATAIKGLKLRGIGLTQEAQRFYPQGQLAAHLLGIVGIDNVGLEGLELIYDEELRGKPGRVVVEVDALGREIPHSLRQFEPPVPGNNLVLSIDQVLQYICERELERAMARTEAKAGAVVMMNPGNGEILALASRPTFDPGRYQDFPGSYRRNPVVSDTIPPGSTFKPITAAAALETGVVTPTSGFYCGGSITVPGHTFACWLDGGHGAITFEEAVAQSCNVAFIQMGLRVGVDAFYRYLDEFGFTQPTGTDAGTGEAQGLLLPKRDCKPVDLAAMAFGQTLTVTPLQLCRAIAAIANGGVMTTPHVMKEIRTPSGELVRSYEDKGVRRVISEETARELVRAMELVMEKGTGKSARIAGYRLAGKTGTAQKVEEGRIASGKYISSFVGFGPLPDPRLLTLVVLDEPKGEYYGSQVAAPVFSAIMADAFRYLEIPPEGTVAPPAVRQGGAGATGAGSRVTTAAGAVASGTVAVPDVRGMSMRAAAYCLEQAGLRMAARGTGRAVKQEPAPGASLPRGGLVRVEFAPPPPAPP is encoded by the coding sequence GTGTTCAGTCCTCCTCTGAGCCTGCGCAGGCGACTGGTGGTGCTCTTTTTTGCCTTCTTTCTTTGCTTCACCGTACTGGTCGGGCGCCTGGGCTGGCTGCAGGTGGTCAAGGGGGAAGAATTGAGGAGCCGTGCCCTCCAGGTGCGGATGAACGACATTCCGGTACAGGCCCGGCGTGGTCTCATCCTGGACCGGCGGGGGCGGGAACTGGCCATATCGGTAGACGTAAACTCGGTGTACGCCATCCCACCCGAAATCAAAGACGTGGAAAAGACCGCCCGTGAACTGTCCCGGGTCCTCGGTATTCCGCCCCAGGATGTCCTGGAAAGGCTGCGGCAACGCGCCTTTTATGTATGGATTAAGCGTCGCATCAGCGAGGAGGAGGCCACCGCCATCAAGGGGCTCAAGCTGCGCGGTATCGGGCTCACCCAGGAAGCCCAGCGCTTTTACCCTCAGGGGCAACTGGCTGCCCATCTCCTCGGTATTGTGGGCATAGACAACGTGGGGCTGGAGGGACTGGAACTCATCTACGACGAGGAGTTGCGGGGTAAGCCGGGCCGGGTGGTCGTGGAGGTGGATGCCCTGGGGCGGGAGATACCCCATTCCCTGCGCCAGTTCGAACCGCCCGTGCCCGGCAACAACCTGGTGCTCAGCATCGACCAGGTGCTCCAGTACATATGCGAACGGGAACTTGAGCGAGCCATGGCCCGCACCGAGGCCAAAGCCGGGGCCGTGGTGATGATGAATCCGGGGAATGGCGAGATCCTGGCCCTGGCCAGCCGTCCTACTTTTGATCCCGGCCGGTACCAGGACTTCCCCGGCTCGTACCGCCGCAACCCGGTGGTTTCGGACACTATCCCTCCCGGTTCCACCTTCAAGCCGATCACCGCGGCTGCGGCGCTGGAAACGGGGGTGGTCACTCCCACTTCCGGTTTCTATTGCGGCGGTTCCATCACCGTACCCGGGCACACCTTTGCCTGCTGGCTGGATGGCGGCCACGGTGCCATTACCTTCGAGGAAGCCGTGGCCCAGAGCTGCAACGTGGCGTTCATCCAGATGGGGCTGAGGGTGGGCGTGGACGCCTTTTACCGTTACCTGGACGAGTTCGGGTTCACCCAGCCCACGGGGACCGATGCGGGTACGGGGGAGGCACAGGGCCTGCTCTTGCCCAAGCGGGATTGCAAACCGGTGGACCTGGCGGCCATGGCCTTCGGCCAGACGCTGACCGTCACCCCCCTGCAACTTTGCCGGGCCATCGCCGCCATCGCCAACGGGGGCGTGATGACCACTCCCCACGTGATGAAGGAAATCCGCACCCCCTCCGGGGAACTGGTGCGGTCCTACGAGGACAAGGGAGTGCGGCGGGTCATCTCCGAAGAGACAGCTCGCGAACTGGTGCGTGCCATGGAGCTGGTGATGGAAAAGGGAACCGGTAAGTCGGCCCGGATCGCAGGTTACCGGCTGGCAGGAAAGACGGGTACGGCGCAGAAGGTGGAGGAGGGCCGCATCGCCTCCGGTAAGTACATCAGTTCCTTCGTGGGGTTCGGGCCCCTGCCCGATCCGCGCCTGCTCACCCTGGTCGTCCTGGATGAGCCCAAAGGAGAGTATTACGGCAGCCAGGTGGCGGCGCCGGTGTTCAGCGCCATCATGGCTGATGCCTTCCGCTACCTGGAGATCCCGCCTGAGGGCACGGTTGCCCCCCCGGCCGTCCGGCAGGGGGGTGCAGGCGCGACCGGCGCGGGATCCCGGGTGACGACGGCGGCTGGGGCCGTGGCCTCGGGGACGGTGGCGGTACCGGACGTGCGGGGGATGAGTATGCGGGCGGCTGCCTACTGTTTGGAGCAGGCCGGCCTGCGCATGGCGGCGCGGGGGACGGGTCGGGCCGTGAAACAAGAACCCGCTCCCGGTGCCAGCCTGCCCCGGGGCGGGTTGGTGCGGGTGGAGTTTGCCCCGCCGCCTCCTGCTCCCCCCTAG
- the mraZ gene encoding division/cell wall cluster transcriptional repressor MraZ, translating to MFLGQYVHNMDEKGRVAIPARFRTELGDRMVVTRGLDKCLWVYPWETWRAISSRFAQLPFTRARNRNFQRYFFAGAVECSPDAQGRILISPALRTYAGLTREVVVAGVSDHVEIWDRQGWEAFEEQVNAEYEEIAESLFAPEEPAEEGGR from the coding sequence ATGTTTCTCGGACAATACGTTCACAACATGGACGAGAAGGGCCGGGTGGCCATCCCCGCCCGCTTCCGTACCGAACTGGGGGATCGCATGGTGGTGACGCGGGGGCTGGACAAGTGCCTGTGGGTGTACCCGTGGGAAACCTGGCGGGCGATCTCGAGCCGCTTCGCCCAGCTTCCCTTCACCCGGGCGCGTAACCGCAATTTCCAGCGCTACTTCTTCGCGGGAGCCGTCGAGTGTTCACCCGATGCCCAGGGGCGCATCCTGATTTCCCCCGCCCTGCGCACCTACGCGGGACTGACCCGGGAGGTGGTGGTGGCGGGGGTTTCCGATCACGTGGAGATATGGGACCGCCAGGGATGGGAGGCGTTCGAAGAACAGGTGAACGCGGAGTACGAGGAGATAGCGGAGAGCCTGTTCGCTCCCGAGGAACCGGCAGAGGAGGGAGGCCGGTAG
- a CDS encoding GNAT family N-acetyltransferase → MRRYLSLSELGEAQVDRLYRFISTLDPHPSFRTRAEMVDYYTGPAFEGGRQHISVWLPGPTGAAETVVGCLGVVTREAASQGVVYLAGLYLEPSQAALFTEMVETALGLVRDVPHQVVKLGIPERHRDLVGEAERAGFQVVYRALEMRYAGELAAAPARKRSEAGRPDPAHLAVEGPRPPRPGAERVRTEAREAGPGAGLCFVPVDRDRLVHFLDVHNAAFSVTPNGATFNEEQALDVFRESMGTDLLQLGYADGEPVCVLELEVKGGEGEILGLGVLPDRWGRGYGRQALARAIETLRRRQVRCIRLTVIDTNERAVRLYLRNGFVVDRIISTWLERARRACP, encoded by the coding sequence TTGCGCCGGTACCTGAGTTTGAGCGAACTGGGAGAAGCACAGGTAGACAGGCTATACCGGTTCATCTCCACCCTGGATCCCCACCCGTCGTTCCGGACCCGGGCTGAGATGGTCGACTACTACACGGGACCTGCGTTCGAAGGCGGCCGCCAGCACATCAGCGTGTGGCTGCCCGGCCCCACAGGCGCGGCGGAGACGGTGGTGGGATGCCTCGGCGTCGTCACCAGGGAAGCCGCCAGCCAGGGTGTGGTGTACCTGGCCGGGCTGTACCTGGAACCGTCGCAGGCCGCACTCTTCACCGAAATGGTGGAAACGGCGCTCGGCCTGGTACGTGACGTCCCGCACCAGGTGGTGAAGCTGGGCATCCCCGAAAGGCACCGTGACCTGGTGGGCGAGGCGGAGAGGGCCGGTTTCCAGGTGGTGTACCGGGCGCTGGAAATGAGATATGCGGGGGAGTTGGCCGCAGCGCCTGCCCGCAAGCGTTCGGAAGCCGGAAGGCCGGATCCTGCACACCTTGCGGTTGAAGGCCCCCGACCTCCACGCCCGGGAGCCGAGCGCGTGCGAACCGAAGCGCGCGAAGCTGGTCCGGGTGCGGGGTTGTGCTTCGTGCCCGTTGACCGGGACCGCCTTGTTCACTTTCTGGACGTCCACAATGCGGCCTTCTCGGTGACCCCCAACGGGGCCACCTTCAACGAAGAACAGGCCCTGGATGTGTTCCGCGAGAGCATGGGCACGGACCTGCTCCAGTTGGGGTATGCCGACGGAGAACCCGTCTGCGTGCTGGAGCTGGAAGTGAAGGGCGGCGAGGGAGAGATCCTCGGTCTGGGCGTCTTGCCCGATCGGTGGGGCCGCGGTTACGGGCGGCAGGCGCTGGCCAGGGCTATAGAGACCCTGCGGCGGCGGCAGGTCAGGTGCATTCGCCTCACCGTGATTGACACCAACGAGCGGGCGGTTCGCCTGTACCTGCGCAACGGCTTCGTGGTCGACCGCATCATCTCTACCTGGCTGGAAAGAGCCCGCAGAGCTTGCCCGTAG
- a CDS encoding glycosyl transferase family 36, with translation MPYGNFAPDGREYVITRPETPRPWANYLTNGHYCALISQTGGGYSFFGSSGYHRITRAHPADMLVSDRPGRYIYLRDEDTGETWSLGWQPVQAPYDRWECRHGLGYTHIHCLAREIEAQVTFFVPRGDDLEIWWVKLANRSAHARNLGVFSYLEWALGSFPYDLLESTFASLFKRVEWSDSTLLAENRLWEVGARPAKPHLPWPAVAFACSSLPVTSFDGLRAAFVGPGRYLSRPLAVERGHCSNSQGPGQDAIASLHSSLRLEPGETRDFVILTGASPDRGSVTHLTRKYLDLDEVRRAYSHVRGYWDDYVGRLWATTPDRNFDLALNVWSKYQSWVTFHWSRMVSYYIGGGSVIGFRDSCQDLLGVLPMEPEAAARKLRELLRHQFPDGGCLHNWDPVSDTGPRTGHSDDALWPVLAVISYLKETGDVDFLQEVVPFYGGGEGTVHDHLQRSLEYTLGRVSPRGIPLMGAADWNDGLDQVGIEGRGESVMTAEFLVWMLREMAALEDTLGNREPAQRYRARAEEVSRLVNEHCWDGQWYIRGTTDRGEAFGSHLNRWGRIYVNAQTWAVLSDLAPPDRALTAMDSVWKHLDTPYGPALFLPAYQEPDPSLGIITMFAPGTKENGAIFNHPVTWAILAEAKIGRGDRAYEWFRKSSFMNSSADQDRYLAEPYVYAEYVHGPDSPWFGRGEFTWTTGTAAWAQIAGYQGILGARPELEGLRIDPAIPPEWDGFQLRRSFRRATYLIEVDNPGHVSHGVRKVYLDGDELPTNLLPPLEDGKEHQVRVIMGPA, from the coding sequence GTGCCATACGGCAACTTTGCTCCCGATGGCCGGGAGTACGTGATCACCCGCCCCGAGACCCCCCGGCCCTGGGCAAATTACCTCACCAATGGGCACTACTGCGCCCTCATTTCCCAGACGGGTGGTGGCTATTCCTTCTTCGGAAGTTCCGGGTACCATCGCATCACCAGGGCCCACCCCGCCGACATGCTGGTTTCCGACAGGCCCGGTCGCTACATTTACCTGCGTGACGAAGACACCGGGGAAACCTGGTCGCTGGGCTGGCAGCCCGTACAGGCTCCTTACGACCGGTGGGAGTGCCGCCACGGGCTCGGTTACACCCACATCCATTGCCTGGCCCGGGAGATAGAGGCACAGGTAACCTTTTTCGTCCCCCGCGGGGATGACCTGGAGATCTGGTGGGTTAAGCTGGCCAACCGGTCGGCGCACGCCCGGAACCTGGGAGTATTCTCTTACCTGGAATGGGCGCTGGGGAGTTTCCCCTACGACCTGCTGGAGAGCACCTTTGCGTCCCTGTTCAAGCGCGTGGAATGGAGTGACAGCACCCTCCTGGCCGAAAACAGGCTGTGGGAAGTGGGCGCCCGGCCCGCCAAGCCCCACCTGCCCTGGCCGGCAGTGGCTTTCGCCTGCTCCAGCCTGCCCGTCACCAGCTTCGACGGCCTGCGGGCCGCCTTCGTGGGACCGGGCCGGTACCTGTCACGCCCGCTGGCCGTCGAGAGAGGACACTGCAGCAACTCCCAGGGACCCGGTCAGGACGCGATCGCCAGCCTGCACTCTTCCCTCAGACTGGAGCCGGGGGAAACCCGTGATTTCGTCATCCTGACCGGAGCCAGCCCCGACCGGGGGTCCGTCACCCATCTCACCCGGAAATACCTGGATCTCGATGAAGTACGGCGCGCGTATTCCCACGTGCGCGGTTACTGGGACGACTACGTGGGACGCCTTTGGGCCACCACCCCCGACCGGAACTTCGACCTGGCCCTTAACGTGTGGTCCAAGTACCAGTCGTGGGTGACCTTCCACTGGTCCCGCATGGTCTCCTATTACATCGGGGGCGGCTCCGTAATTGGCTTCCGGGACAGCTGCCAGGACCTGCTGGGCGTCCTGCCCATGGAACCGGAAGCGGCTGCCCGCAAGCTGCGCGAACTGTTGCGCCACCAGTTCCCCGACGGCGGTTGCCTGCACAACTGGGACCCCGTGTCCGACACCGGCCCCCGTACGGGGCATTCCGACGACGCCCTCTGGCCGGTGCTCGCCGTCATCTCCTACCTGAAGGAGACGGGCGACGTGGACTTCCTGCAGGAAGTGGTGCCCTTTTACGGTGGTGGCGAAGGCACCGTGCACGACCACCTGCAGCGTTCCCTGGAGTATACCCTGGGCCGGGTGAGCCCGCGGGGCATACCCCTGATGGGAGCGGCGGACTGGAACGACGGCCTCGACCAGGTGGGCATCGAGGGCCGGGGAGAAAGCGTCATGACCGCGGAATTCCTGGTGTGGATGCTCCGGGAGATGGCTGCGCTCGAGGACACCCTGGGGAACCGTGAGCCGGCACAGAGGTACCGGGCACGGGCAGAAGAGGTCTCGCGCCTGGTGAACGAGCACTGCTGGGATGGCCAATGGTACATCCGGGGCACCACCGACCGGGGGGAGGCATTCGGAAGCCACCTCAACCGGTGGGGCCGCATCTACGTCAACGCGCAGACCTGGGCCGTCCTCAGCGACCTGGCCCCTCCGGACCGAGCGCTGACCGCCATGGATTCCGTCTGGAAGCACCTGGATACTCCCTACGGACCGGCCCTCTTCCTACCGGCATACCAGGAACCCGACCCGTCCCTGGGCATCATCACCATGTTCGCGCCGGGCACCAAGGAAAACGGCGCCATCTTCAACCACCCCGTCACCTGGGCCATCCTGGCAGAAGCGAAAATCGGCCGCGGTGACCGGGCCTACGAGTGGTTCCGCAAGAGTTCGTTCATGAACTCCTCTGCGGACCAGGACCGCTACCTGGCAGAACCCTACGTGTACGCCGAATACGTGCACGGCCCGGATTCACCCTGGTTCGGCCGGGGGGAGTTCACCTGGACTACCGGTACGGCCGCCTGGGCCCAGATCGCCGGGTACCAGGGCATCCTGGGTGCCCGGCCCGAACTGGAAGGCCTGCGCATAGATCCTGCCATCCCCCCCGAATGGGACGGCTTCCAGTTGCGCCGGTCATTCCGCCGTGCCACCTACCTCATAGAAGTCGACAATCCCGGACACGTCAGCCACGGCGTGCGCAAGGTCTACCTGGACGGTGATGAGTTGCCCACCAACCTCCTGCCGCCCCTGGAGGACGGCAAGGAACACCAGGTGCGCGTCATCATGGGGCCCGCCTGA
- a CDS encoding glycosyltransferase family 4 protein, which produces MFANRPLVCYLSTFPPRRCGLATFVSNLMAGVQAAGWEGKVIAVSDHAGAYDYGEPVIGEIRQGYPADYRAAADFLNRAGCPVVNLHHEYGIFGGENGQMVLELVDRLQRPLVVTLHTVLSRPLPGQREIVRRLADRAAALVVMTDTGRQLLGEVYGIDPSLVHVIPHGVPAVRAWSRREIRRRLGLSGRQVLCTFGLINPGKGIEYMLHALPGIVRRHPRVLYLVLGQTHPVVRKLYGESYREHLLGVVGELGLTDHVRFVDAYLTEAELTDYLLASDIYVTPYLGADQIVSGTLAYALGLGKAIVSTPYLYARELLGNGRGLLVEFRNPEALEHAINRILGSFRLRRQLQQRAITLGITMTWPRVGARYASLFRELTGRSKGYDRVRKLAVPYLALGSPSTPDGLHRPHPARHLFPAGPGQRIHNGRQQPGSDASDESAKHAR; this is translated from the coding sequence TTGTTTGCAAATCGCCCCCTGGTGTGCTACCTGAGCACGTTCCCGCCGCGACGTTGCGGCCTCGCCACCTTCGTCTCCAACCTGATGGCCGGCGTGCAAGCAGCGGGATGGGAAGGCAAGGTTATCGCCGTAAGCGACCACGCGGGAGCATACGATTACGGGGAACCGGTGATCGGGGAGATAAGGCAGGGCTACCCGGCCGACTACCGGGCGGCGGCCGATTTCCTCAACCGGGCAGGTTGCCCGGTGGTGAACCTTCACCACGAGTACGGCATCTTCGGAGGCGAAAACGGCCAGATGGTGCTGGAACTGGTGGATCGCCTGCAGAGGCCCCTGGTAGTCACCCTGCACACCGTGCTGTCCCGTCCTCTCCCGGGCCAGCGAGAAATCGTCCGCCGGCTGGCCGACCGGGCTGCGGCCCTGGTGGTGATGACCGACACCGGCCGCCAGTTGCTGGGTGAAGTGTACGGTATCGATCCCTCCCTGGTGCACGTGATCCCCCACGGCGTCCCCGCCGTTCGCGCCTGGAGCCGGCGCGAAATCAGGCGGCGCCTGGGACTCTCCGGAAGGCAGGTGCTCTGCACCTTCGGCCTCATCAACCCGGGCAAGGGCATCGAATACATGCTCCACGCCCTCCCCGGCATCGTCAGGCGCCACCCGCGGGTGCTGTACCTGGTTCTGGGGCAAACCCACCCCGTGGTGCGAAAACTATACGGGGAAAGCTATCGGGAGCACTTGCTCGGGGTGGTAGGGGAACTTGGGCTGACCGACCACGTCCGCTTCGTGGACGCCTACCTCACCGAGGCCGAACTCACCGATTACCTGCTCGCCTCCGACATCTACGTCACCCCGTATCTGGGCGCCGACCAGATTGTATCGGGCACCCTGGCCTACGCGCTGGGACTGGGAAAGGCTATCGTCTCCACGCCTTACCTGTACGCCCGGGAGCTGTTGGGCAACGGCAGGGGCCTGCTGGTGGAGTTCCGCAACCCCGAGGCCCTCGAACATGCCATCAACCGCATCCTGGGTTCCTTCCGACTGCGCCGCCAGTTGCAGCAACGGGCCATCACCTTGGGCATCACTATGACCTGGCCCCGCGTGGGTGCTCGCTACGCGAGCCTGTTCAGGGAGCTAACGGGAAGGAGCAAGGGATATGACCGCGTGCGCAAGCTTGCCGTCCCCTACCTTGCGCTGGGATCACCTTCAACGCCTGACGGACTGCACCGCCCTCATCCAGCACGCCATCTATTCCCTGCCGGACCTGGCCAGCGGATACACAACGGACGACAACAGCCGGGCTCTGACGCTTCTGATGAGAGTGCCAAACACGCGCGGTGA
- a CDS encoding glycosyltransferase, producing MLQPLAQRYLAFLAYAQMPGGWFHNFMDYTRRFVDEKGSEDCFARALGACVEVMTSDDRNPPGGSYLLARRLWERALPHVGRLRAPRAQALALIALQRYQETSPEPGIQTLADRLGHHLLAAYRASAAPGWHWFEETMTYSNGVLPQGMLAAYLVTGRRKFLRAARETLDFLNDCCFRRGYPKLVGNRHWYRRGGTPAEFDEQPVDAAHLAEVNIQAYLVTGASRYRELARQAAAWFHGHNELGVSLADATTGGCYDGLTPGGVNLNQGAESLLSYLWVQALMLELDAARDAVPAAGTS from the coding sequence GTGCTGCAGCCCCTGGCCCAGCGCTACCTGGCCTTCCTGGCATATGCCCAGATGCCAGGAGGGTGGTTCCACAACTTCATGGACTACACCCGGCGCTTCGTGGACGAAAAAGGATCGGAAGACTGCTTCGCCCGGGCCCTGGGAGCCTGCGTAGAGGTGATGACGAGCGACGACCGCAACCCTCCGGGCGGAAGCTATCTCCTGGCCAGGCGTCTCTGGGAACGGGCCCTCCCCCACGTGGGCCGGTTGCGTGCCCCACGGGCTCAGGCCTTGGCCCTCATCGCCCTGCAGCGGTATCAGGAAACTTCCCCCGAACCGGGGATCCAGACCCTCGCCGACCGGCTCGGGCACCACCTCCTGGCCGCTTACCGGGCCTCGGCCGCTCCGGGATGGCACTGGTTCGAGGAAACCATGACTTACAGCAACGGGGTTCTCCCCCAGGGCATGCTGGCCGCCTACCTGGTTACCGGTCGCCGCAAGTTCCTGCGGGCGGCCAGGGAAACCCTGGACTTCCTCAACGACTGCTGTTTCCGCCGTGGCTACCCCAAGCTGGTGGGAAACCGGCACTGGTATCGCCGCGGGGGTACGCCGGCGGAGTTCGACGAACAGCCCGTGGACGCCGCTCACCTGGCCGAGGTCAACATCCAGGCCTACCTGGTGACCGGGGCTTCCCGCTATCGAGAACTGGCCCGCCAGGCAGCAGCCTGGTTCCACGGGCACAACGAGCTGGGGGTATCCCTGGCGGACGCTACCACCGGCGGGTGCTACGACGGCCTCACGCCCGGCGGGGTGAACCTGAACCAGGGGGCAGAGTCCCTGCTCTCCTACCTCTGGGTGCAGGCCCTGATGCTGGAACTGGATGCGGCCCGGGATGCCGTCCCGGCCGCGGGAACCTCATAG
- a CDS encoding cell division protein FtsL produces the protein MVMADEACTGRWVGYGRPRGRAVRAGCAIPQFRRGVRAATSLTRRAARARCATPLVRRAARARAVGRALGSVWVLGPALVGLVGLLALALVYLHVACLDTGHRILALQKEVQALQAENERLQLGVLRLSSPARVEQVAREKLGMVPVEVARTIPAPASVLAEAAEPRVTASWLEQVFSFLAGLLQGQGVLAGPAR, from the coding sequence ATGGTTATGGCCGACGAGGCCTGTACCGGCCGGTGGGTGGGATACGGTCGCCCCCGAGGGCGAGCGGTCAGGGCGGGGTGCGCCATCCCGCAGTTCCGACGGGGGGTGCGGGCAGCTACCTCGCTAACGCGGCGGGCGGCGCGGGCCCGCTGCGCTACCCCCCTGGTACGCCGGGCGGCCCGAGCGCGCGCTGTCGGGCGCGCGCTGGGCTCGGTCTGGGTGCTGGGACCCGCTCTGGTGGGGCTGGTGGGACTGCTTGCGCTGGCCCTGGTGTACCTGCACGTGGCCTGCCTGGACACCGGACACCGCATCCTGGCCCTCCAGAAGGAAGTGCAAGCCCTCCAGGCGGAGAACGAACGGCTGCAACTGGGGGTGCTGCGACTTAGTTCCCCGGCCCGGGTGGAGCAGGTGGCCAGGGAGAAACTGGGAATGGTGCCCGTCGAGGTTGCCAGGACCATCCCGGCTCCCGCTTCCGTCCTGGCCGAGGCGGCCGAGCCCCGGGTGACCGCCTCCTGGCTGGAACAGGTATTCTCCTTCCTGGCGGGCCTGCTACAAGGACAGGGAGTGCTGGCCGGACCCGCCCGCTAG
- a CDS encoding nucleotidyltransferase domain-containing protein, translated as MKRRAGSDGGRTATDWVPEIVERLVAGFQPLQILLFGSQARGDASPDSDVDLLVVLPRITNKRETLVAVKPGSKPVIWPSCWAWERDRAVSIGAARSCGPARRHSQSASFLKIRAARGESPREAVTVGEGDRRTGP; from the coding sequence ATGAAGCGGCGTGCGGGGAGCGATGGGGGGAGAACGGCTACGGACTGGGTTCCTGAAATCGTGGAACGTCTTGTCGCCGGTTTTCAGCCTCTGCAGATACTCCTTTTCGGTTCTCAGGCGCGCGGCGATGCGAGCCCGGACAGCGACGTTGATCTTTTGGTGGTACTCCCGCGTATTACGAACAAGCGCGAGACGCTTGTAGCCGTGAAGCCCGGGAGCAAACCGGTGATCTGGCCGAGCTGTTGGGCTTGGGAACGCGACCGAGCGGTGAGCATCGGAGCCGCCCGGTCCTGCGGGCCTGCGCGGAGGCATAGTCAGTCAGCCTCGTTCCTGAAGATTCGTGCCGCGCGCGGTGAGAGTCCCAGGGAAGCAGTCACAGTGGGCGAGGGTGATAGGCGTACGGGGCCATGA
- a CDS encoding BON domain-containing protein, producing the protein MKLRDALLAQRVHEVLGQIAPLSAAPIRAVAQDGVVHLRGSVGSAREARLAETIVSGLTGVRRVVNELQVRPAAEPAASYPASEGVFHPGITMARDDEDSVEV; encoded by the coding sequence GTGAAGCTGAGAGACGCCTTGCTGGCGCAAAGGGTGCACGAGGTGCTGGGGCAGATAGCGCCGTTGTCCGCAGCCCCCATCCGGGCCGTGGCCCAGGACGGCGTGGTGCACCTGCGGGGCTCGGTGGGCTCCGCCCGGGAAGCACGCCTGGCAGAAACCATCGTGTCGGGGCTGACCGGGGTGAGAAGGGTGGTTAACGAACTGCAGGTGAGGCCGGCCGCCGAGCCCGCCGCCTCCTATCCTGCTTCAGAAGGGGTATTCCACCCCGGCATCACCATGGCCCGGGACGATGAAGACAGCGTGGAGGTGTAA